The following are encoded in a window of Roseimaritima ulvae genomic DNA:
- a CDS encoding ATP-binding response regulator: MTRILIAEDSPTQATQIRIMLEDAGYEAVTAEDGLKALEAIEQQTCDLVLTDLHMPNMNGLQLVEELRRRYESIPVILITHDGTETIAAEALQKGAASYIPKRYMQSTLLSTIRLIVEQLEAQKSRQQILNTLVESRSKFVLGNNQDLVPTLVQHLETELRTFDYGDETGLFQVSMGLTEAVLNAMDHGNLELSSELRADHDAYMELRKQRCETPPYRDRRVTLTMELTPDTIKMIVADEGPGFDPAIIPDPTDPENLMRENGRGLMLIFSFMDEVRHNESGNEITMIKRRDNGQAEG, encoded by the coding sequence ATGACACGCATCCTGATCGCCGAGGACAGCCCCACCCAAGCGACTCAAATCCGCATCATGCTGGAGGATGCGGGCTACGAAGCGGTGACCGCCGAGGATGGCTTGAAGGCCTTGGAAGCGATCGAGCAGCAGACTTGCGATCTGGTGCTGACCGACTTGCACATGCCCAACATGAACGGCTTGCAACTGGTCGAAGAACTGCGGCGACGATACGAATCGATTCCGGTCATTCTGATCACCCACGACGGCACCGAAACGATCGCCGCCGAAGCGTTGCAGAAAGGGGCCGCCAGCTACATCCCCAAACGCTACATGCAATCCACGCTGCTGTCGACGATCCGCTTGATCGTCGAACAGTTGGAAGCGCAAAAGTCTCGGCAACAGATCCTCAACACCCTGGTCGAATCGCGTTCCAAGTTTGTCTTGGGCAACAACCAAGACCTTGTGCCAACTCTGGTGCAACACTTGGAAACGGAGCTGCGAACCTTCGACTACGGCGATGAAACGGGCTTGTTCCAGGTCTCGATGGGATTAACCGAAGCCGTCTTAAACGCCATGGATCACGGCAACCTGGAACTCTCCTCCGAACTCCGCGCCGACCACGACGCCTACATGGAGCTCCGCAAGCAACGCTGCGAGACGCCGCCCTATCGTGATCGCCGCGTGACGTTGACGATGGAGCTGACCCCCGACACGATCAAAATGATTGTGGCCGACGAAGGCCCCGGATTTGACCCCGCGATCATTCCCGACCCCACCGACCCGGAAAACCTGATGCGAGAAAACGGTCGCGGCCTGATGCTGATTTTCAGCTTTATGGACGAGGTCCGCCACAACGAGTCGGGCAACGAGATCACCATGATCAAACGCCGCGACAACGGCCAAGCAGAAGGATAG
- a CDS encoding RsmE family RNA methyltransferase — MTHRYYVPDLPPTGGSVLLPTTEAHHARTVMRVRSGDAIELFDGRGGVADACIEAIDKRQVACQVQPPRDDSRLPRRTVILAVGLPKGDRAKFLVEKITELGVARCVPLQCQRSQWTPSAGALEKLRRAMLEACKQSGRNQLLQIDSPMPASDWWTQDAEQAAIRLLAHPPLAPAAQSGEDVRQVWPEQLDNPEQPIRIAVGPEGGFTAEEVTAARAAGWQTVALGRLVYRIETAALAMATLAIHR, encoded by the coding sequence ATGACCCACCGCTACTATGTTCCCGATCTGCCCCCCACTGGCGGCAGCGTGCTGTTGCCCACAACCGAAGCTCACCACGCGCGGACAGTAATGCGCGTTCGCAGCGGCGACGCAATTGAATTGTTTGATGGCCGGGGCGGCGTGGCGGACGCTTGCATCGAAGCGATCGACAAGCGGCAGGTCGCCTGCCAGGTCCAGCCGCCGCGTGACGATAGCCGCCTGCCCCGCCGCACCGTAATCCTGGCGGTGGGACTGCCCAAAGGCGATCGGGCAAAGTTTCTGGTCGAGAAGATCACCGAGCTGGGGGTCGCTCGCTGCGTGCCGCTACAGTGCCAGCGTTCGCAGTGGACGCCGTCGGCCGGAGCGTTGGAAAAGCTGCGGCGAGCGATGTTGGAAGCCTGCAAGCAGTCGGGTCGTAATCAACTGCTGCAGATCGATTCGCCTATGCCGGCGAGCGATTGGTGGACGCAGGACGCCGAACAAGCCGCCATCCGTTTGCTGGCTCATCCGCCGTTGGCTCCCGCCGCACAGTCCGGCGAAGACGTTCGGCAGGTATGGCCCGAGCAGCTCGATAATCCCGAGCAGCCGATCCGAATCGCCGTCGGTCCCGAAGGCGGGTTTACGGCCGAAGAGGTCACGGCGGCTCGAGCGGCCGGTTGGCAGACCGTCGCTCTAGGCCGACTGGTGTATCGGATCGAAACGGCCGCCTTGGCGATGGCCACGCTGGCGATTCACCGCTAG
- a CDS encoding sigma-70 family RNA polymerase sigma factor gives MQLMDSDLKSLVVLGKDQGYLTYEQVNSYLPDEDTSPEKLDNLLLAIEATGIELVEEPPESKGAATPRAAAAEVHVSDLPKASDDPIRMYLSQMAEIPLLTREQEISLAKKIEITRRRFRRAILESDYALRATLDCLHKVHDGRLPFDRTIKVSLTERLTKEQISARMPHNLRTLDVLIRQNKLDFSLLIRRSTPPEARAAARQRFICSRRKCLQLVEELSLRSRRVVPLMKQLEEISARMTFIRQRLQELGSDNVSEDERADLTQELRELMILTQESPTSLANRCRKFRKHFEEHEAVKRQLSSGNLRLVVSIAKKYRNRGLSFLDLIQEGNTGLMRAVDKYEYRRGFKFSTYATWWIRQAITRAIADQARTIRIPVHMIDVLSKLRQAQKRLVQELRREPTYEEIAQATDVAVEEVRRVMDIGRHPVSLDRPVGEGEDSSFGEFIEDGDHDNPVRSAGNGILRQSIDDLLKTLTFREREIIRLRYGLVDGYSYTLEEVGRIFKVTRERVRQIEAKAVKKLQSPNRSDRLAGFLKAA, from the coding sequence TTGCAATTGATGGATTCGGATCTGAAATCGTTGGTCGTGCTCGGCAAAGACCAAGGCTACCTGACTTACGAACAAGTCAACTCATATCTGCCCGACGAAGACACCAGTCCGGAAAAATTGGACAACCTGCTGTTGGCCATCGAAGCCACAGGCATCGAACTGGTCGAGGAACCGCCGGAAAGCAAAGGCGCCGCGACTCCCCGCGCAGCCGCCGCCGAAGTGCACGTCAGTGACCTGCCCAAAGCCAGCGACGACCCGATCCGGATGTATCTCAGCCAGATGGCCGAGATCCCGCTGCTGACCCGCGAACAAGAAATCTCGCTGGCCAAAAAGATCGAAATCACCCGCCGCCGCTTCCGCCGTGCGATCCTCGAATCCGACTACGCTCTGCGCGCCACGCTGGACTGCCTGCACAAAGTGCACGACGGCCGCCTGCCCTTCGATCGCACCATCAAAGTTTCGCTGACCGAACGGCTGACCAAAGAACAAATCTCCGCCCGCATGCCACACAACCTGCGGACCCTGGACGTCCTGATCCGACAGAACAAACTGGACTTCTCGCTGCTGATCCGCCGCAGCACGCCGCCCGAAGCCCGTGCGGCCGCTCGCCAACGCTTTATCTGCTCGCGCCGCAAATGCCTGCAACTGGTCGAAGAGCTGAGTCTCCGCAGCCGCCGCGTCGTGCCGCTGATGAAACAGCTGGAAGAAATCTCCGCCCGCATGACCTTTATCCGCCAACGCCTGCAGGAATTGGGCAGCGACAACGTCAGCGAAGATGAGCGCGCCGACCTGACGCAGGAACTCCGCGAGCTGATGATCCTGACGCAGGAAAGCCCCACCAGTTTGGCCAATCGCTGCCGAAAATTCCGCAAACACTTCGAAGAACACGAAGCCGTCAAACGTCAGCTCAGCAGCGGCAACCTGCGACTGGTCGTGTCGATCGCCAAAAAGTATCGCAACCGTGGCCTGTCCTTCCTGGACCTGATCCAAGAAGGTAACACGGGCTTGATGCGTGCGGTGGACAAATACGAATACCGCCGCGGATTTAAATTCAGCACCTACGCTACTTGGTGGATTCGCCAAGCCATCACGCGAGCGATCGCCGATCAAGCCCGCACGATCCGCATCCCCGTGCACATGATCGACGTGCTCAGCAAACTGCGGCAAGCACAGAAACGCCTGGTGCAGGAACTACGTCGCGAACCCACCTACGAAGAAATCGCGCAAGCCACCGATGTCGCCGTCGAAGAAGTCCGCCGCGTGATGGACATCGGCCGCCACCCGGTCAGCCTAGACCGTCCGGTGGGTGAAGGCGAAGACAGCAGCTTTGGCGAATTCATCGAAGACGGCGATCACGACAACCCCGTCCGCTCGGCCGGCAACGGCATCCTGCGGCAAAGTATCGACGACCTGCTGAAAACGCTGACCTTCCGCGAACGCGAAATCATTCGCTTGCGATACGGCTTGGTCGACGGCTACAGCTACACGCTGGAAGAAGTCGGACGGATCTTTAAGGTCACCCGCGAACGCGTGCGTCAGATCGAAGCCAAAGCCGTCAAGAAACTGCAAAGCCCCAACCGCAGCGATCGTCTGGCCGGGTTCCTGAAAGCCGCCTAA
- the thiS gene encoding sulfur carrier protein ThiS, whose amino-acid sequence MKVQVNGQTAEFPDGITIERLVELADVPPNYLAVEVNEDVVPREQHGSHVLYDGDCVEVVTLVGGG is encoded by the coding sequence ATGAAGGTCCAAGTCAACGGCCAGACGGCCGAGTTCCCCGATGGCATCACCATCGAACGGCTGGTTGAGTTGGCCGATGTGCCGCCCAACTATCTGGCCGTAGAAGTCAACGAGGATGTGGTGCCGCGTGAGCAGCACGGTTCGCATGTGTTATACGATGGGGACTGCGTCGAAGTGGTGACCCTGGTCGGCGGGGGCTGA
- a CDS encoding EVE domain-containing protein, whose product MAVSYWLMKTEPGTYSIDDLAADPDQTTCWEGVRNYQARNLLRDEIHEGDRVLFYHSACAQPAVVGTAKVVRGGYPDHHAWDKRSKYFDAKSTPENPRWFMVDIRLEKVFDAPVKLADLRGQAALKDMELLRKGSRLSVQPVRKKEFDVILKLAKNQA is encoded by the coding sequence ATGGCTGTTTCTTATTGGTTGATGAAAACTGAACCGGGCACGTATTCGATCGACGACCTGGCTGCGGATCCGGATCAGACCACCTGTTGGGAAGGCGTTCGCAATTATCAGGCACGCAATCTATTGCGCGATGAAATCCATGAGGGAGATCGGGTGCTGTTTTATCACAGCGCCTGCGCCCAACCCGCCGTGGTGGGAACGGCCAAAGTCGTCCGCGGCGGCTATCCCGATCACCACGCCTGGGATAAACGCAGCAAGTACTTCGACGCCAAGAGCACGCCGGAGAATCCTCGCTGGTTCATGGTCGATATCCGCTTGGAGAAAGTCTTCGACGCTCCGGTAAAGCTGGCCGACCTCCGCGGCCAGGCGGCGCTCAAAGACATGGAATTGCTCCGCAAAGGCAGTCGGTTGAGCGTCCAGCCGGTCCGCAAGAAGGAATTCGATGTGATTCTCAAACTGGCGAAGAACCAGGCCTAG
- a CDS encoding heavy-metal-associated domain-containing protein, translated as MRFLIYIPAVLVSAGLIYYVSQAPDAPPVTQGDGAQPAAVDVDYPDIDAGELETGGLEAGETQLVTLHVPEMHCPFACYPAVKKALEAEPGVVGVDLAEQKQEGVIDNPEVKIQVSDAFDAQAAIDALAKAGFDKSTTVQ; from the coding sequence ATGCGTTTTCTGATTTATATCCCTGCCGTCTTGGTCTCCGCCGGCTTGATTTACTACGTCAGCCAAGCTCCCGATGCCCCCCCGGTCACGCAGGGCGATGGGGCTCAGCCGGCTGCGGTGGATGTGGATTATCCGGATATCGACGCCGGTGAGCTGGAAACGGGTGGCCTGGAAGCTGGCGAGACCCAATTGGTCACGCTGCACGTCCCCGAAATGCACTGCCCCTTCGCTTGCTATCCGGCCGTCAAAAAGGCTTTGGAAGCCGAGCCCGGTGTGGTCGGTGTGGATCTGGCCGAACAGAAACAGGAAGGGGTTATCGACAATCCGGAAGTCAAAATCCAGGTCTCCGACGCGTTTGACGCTCAGGCCGCCATCGACGCCTTGGCCAAAGCCGGATTCGATAAGTCGACAACGGTGCAGTAG
- a CDS encoding thiazole synthase → METTSTAQGEAIPVDPPLAVGGHVLNSRLIVGTGRYDTMPVMRESLLQSGAHCVTVAVRREKLYDRQGQNILDFLDLDRYILLPNTAGCYNATDAVRAARLGREILRTLENPGQDWVKLEVLGDTKTLLPDPLETLRACEQLVADGFQVLCYTSDDPVTARRLKAAGAASVMPAGSPIGSGQGLLNPNNLRIILEYLKDDDPDYPVIIDAGVGTASDVAEAFELGADAVLLNTAIAHARDPVRMARAMRAASEAGRDAFLAGRIPKRLYATASSPEAGVISSRPYGSQPIE, encoded by the coding sequence GTGGAAACTACATCGACCGCCCAGGGCGAAGCGATCCCGGTTGACCCTCCCTTGGCGGTCGGCGGGCACGTGTTGAACAGTCGTTTGATCGTCGGCACGGGGCGTTACGACACCATGCCGGTGATGCGTGAGTCGTTGCTGCAATCGGGCGCCCACTGCGTCACGGTGGCCGTGCGGCGTGAAAAATTGTACGACCGCCAAGGCCAGAATATCTTGGACTTTCTGGATCTCGATCGCTACATCCTGTTGCCCAATACGGCCGGTTGCTACAACGCCACCGACGCGGTCCGAGCCGCTCGGCTGGGCCGCGAGATCCTCCGCACCCTGGAAAACCCCGGGCAGGACTGGGTCAAGCTGGAAGTTTTGGGCGATACCAAAACGCTCCTGCCCGATCCGCTGGAAACGCTGCGGGCCTGCGAGCAACTGGTGGCCGATGGTTTTCAAGTATTGTGTTACACCAGCGACGACCCGGTTACGGCGCGGCGTCTGAAAGCTGCAGGAGCGGCCAGCGTGATGCCCGCCGGCAGCCCCATCGGCTCCGGGCAAGGATTGTTGAATCCCAACAACCTGCGGATCATTTTGGAATACTTGAAGGACGACGATCCCGATTACCCGGTAATCATCGATGCCGGTGTGGGCACGGCCAGCGACGTGGCGGAAGCCTTTGAGTTGGGGGCCGACGCGGTGTTATTAAATACGGCCATCGCCCACGCCCGCGATCCAGTGCGGATGGCTCGAGCGATGCGGGCGGCCAGCGAAGCCGGTCGCGATGCCTTTCTGGCCGGCCGGATTCCCAAACGCTTGTATGCCACGGCCAGCAGTCCCGAAGCCGGCGTGATCAGCAGCCGCCCCTACGGCAGCCAACCCATCGAATAG
- a CDS encoding DJ-1/PfpI family protein, giving the protein MSQAPQQVLIIIGDASETLDTMYPFYRLQEAGFQPVVAAPEKRLYQMVMHEVKPGWTITKEWEGYTLQADVAFADVDPAEYAGIMFSGGRAPEYIRYDEDLVRITKYFFAAGKPIASVCHGVEIPAYADCVKGRRMATVPKCKFDLEVCGGIFVDEPCVIDGNLVSGRTFHDNGHYIGPWIELLQQSQTP; this is encoded by the coding sequence GTGAGTCAGGCCCCGCAACAAGTTTTGATCATCATTGGTGACGCGTCCGAAACCCTGGACACGATGTATCCCTTTTACCGTTTGCAAGAAGCCGGTTTTCAGCCCGTCGTCGCCGCTCCCGAGAAACGGCTGTATCAGATGGTGATGCACGAAGTGAAACCGGGATGGACGATCACCAAGGAATGGGAGGGTTACACCTTGCAGGCCGACGTGGCCTTTGCCGATGTGGATCCGGCCGAGTATGCCGGGATCATGTTTTCCGGCGGACGGGCACCGGAATACATCCGCTACGATGAAGATCTGGTGCGGATCACCAAATATTTCTTCGCCGCCGGCAAGCCGATCGCTAGCGTCTGCCACGGGGTCGAAATCCCCGCCTACGCCGATTGTGTCAAGGGCCGACGGATGGCCACGGTGCCGAAGTGTAAGTTCGACCTGGAGGTTTGCGGCGGGATCTTTGTCGACGAACCCTGTGTGATCGACGGCAATTTGGTCAGCGGCCGCACCTTCCATGACAACGGGCACTACATCGGCCCCTGGATCGAGCTGCTGCAGCAATCGCAGACCCCGTAG
- the aroF gene encoding 3-deoxy-7-phosphoheptulonate synthase: MILILKTGATDDQIDHVIERVEALGLQAHLSRGTYRTILGIIGDEDKISEDSLRAIPGVAQVIPVLPPYKLASLDAHPQRSVVDISGVKIGGGHLGMIAGPCSVEEPERMDRIAEATRAAGANLFRGGAYKPRTSPYAFQGLGVEGLKILRDAGQKHGMPVVTEVTDPRNVEIVSEYADMLQVGARNMQNFVLLTEVGKSSRPVLLKRGMSATIQDLLMSAEYILSQGNSNVVLCERGVKGFDSCTRNLFDVAAVPVLAGLTHLPVIVDPSHATGRPDLIPACALAGLAAGADGVHIEVHDQPEVAKSDGPQALLPEQYADVAERMRKMAELLGKTISPPNPEAAA, encoded by the coding sequence GTGATTCTAATCCTGAAAACCGGTGCCACCGACGACCAGATTGACCACGTTATCGAACGTGTCGAAGCGCTTGGTCTGCAGGCGCACCTCAGCCGAGGCACCTACCGCACCATTCTTGGCATTATTGGCGACGAAGACAAGATTTCCGAAGATTCGCTGCGGGCGATCCCGGGCGTGGCCCAAGTGATCCCCGTTTTGCCTCCTTATAAACTAGCATCGCTCGACGCCCACCCCCAGCGTTCGGTCGTAGATATCAGCGGCGTCAAAATAGGCGGTGGCCACTTGGGCATGATCGCTGGTCCCTGCTCGGTGGAAGAGCCCGAGCGGATGGATCGCATCGCAGAGGCCACCCGTGCCGCGGGAGCGAACCTGTTTCGCGGCGGTGCCTACAAACCCCGCACCAGCCCCTATGCCTTCCAGGGATTGGGCGTGGAAGGCCTGAAGATCTTGCGGGACGCGGGCCAAAAACACGGCATGCCTGTGGTTACCGAAGTCACCGACCCACGGAACGTGGAAATTGTCAGCGAATATGCCGACATGCTGCAGGTGGGGGCACGCAACATGCAGAACTTCGTGCTGTTGACCGAAGTCGGCAAGTCCTCGCGTCCGGTGCTGCTCAAACGCGGCATGAGCGCCACGATCCAAGACCTGTTGATGAGCGCCGAATACATCCTCTCCCAAGGCAACTCCAACGTCGTGCTGTGCGAGCGGGGGGTCAAGGGCTTTGACTCCTGCACCCGCAACCTGTTCGACGTCGCGGCGGTGCCCGTGCTGGCCGGCTTGACGCACTTGCCCGTGATCGTCGATCCCAGCCACGCCACCGGACGGCCCGACCTGATCCCCGCCTGCGCCCTGGCCGGCTTGGCCGCTGGCGCCGACGGAGTCCACATCGAAGTCCACGACCAGCCCGAAGTCGCCAAGAGCGATGGCCCCCAGGCGTTGCTGCCCGAGCAGTACGCGGACGTGGCCGAGCGGATGCGAAAGATGGCTGAATTGCTAGGCAAAACCATTTCACCCCCCAACCCTGAGGCCGCAGCGTGA
- a CDS encoding sirohydrochlorin chelatase — protein sequence MNPSVIHSASGANDGHGRGVRGANDDHGLLVIGHGTRHAEGAEQFLQLIEQLRRQVPDRPVEGCFLELRPPTIETAWRQLVERGVRHVQALPLLLFSAGHAKRDIPDALADCAAGTPGVSFHLGRALSRHRGVLQRSCQCVLQAAGTDASAAETVLVMVGRGSYDVCAQADMRLFSECVFRTVRDHAAVPFAAVETAFYAMAEPSLPQVLDAVCAGRPTARVVVQPHLLFAGQLQMAIERQVEEARVRYPNCSLVTGQPLGPHRLIAQAVADRLREQEHLGTGTSLP from the coding sequence GTGAATCCTTCAGTGATACATTCCGCGTCCGGAGCGAACGACGGCCATGGGCGTGGCGTTCGCGGAGCGAACGACGACCATGGGCTGTTGGTGATTGGGCATGGGACGCGGCACGCCGAGGGGGCCGAGCAGTTCCTGCAACTGATCGAGCAATTGCGGCGGCAGGTGCCCGATCGGCCGGTCGAGGGCTGTTTTTTGGAATTGCGGCCGCCCACGATCGAAACCGCTTGGCGGCAGTTGGTCGAACGCGGCGTCCGTCACGTGCAGGCTCTGCCCTTGTTGTTGTTCTCCGCCGGGCATGCCAAACGCGATATTCCCGATGCCCTGGCCGACTGTGCGGCCGGCACGCCGGGCGTGTCCTTTCACTTGGGCCGAGCCCTGTCCCGCCATCGCGGCGTGTTGCAGCGGAGTTGCCAATGTGTGCTGCAGGCCGCCGGAACCGACGCTTCGGCCGCCGAAACCGTGCTGGTGATGGTCGGTCGCGGCAGCTATGACGTTTGCGCCCAAGCCGATATGCGGTTGTTTTCCGAGTGCGTGTTTCGCACCGTGCGGGATCACGCCGCGGTGCCCTTTGCGGCCGTCGAGACGGCGTTTTACGCGATGGCCGAGCCTTCGCTGCCGCAGGTGCTGGACGCCGTTTGTGCTGGTCGCCCCACCGCCCGCGTCGTCGTACAGCCTCATCTGCTGTTTGCCGGTCAGTTGCAAATGGCGATCGAGCGGCAAGTCGAGGAGGCTCGCGTGCGGTATCCTAATTGTTCGCTGGTCACCGGCCAGCCGCTCGGTCCCCATCGCTTGATCGCTCAAGCCGTGGCGGATCGGCTGCGGGAACAGGAGCACCTCGGCACCGGGACTTCTCTGCCGTAG
- a CDS encoding sugar phosphate isomerase/epimerase family protein produces MPRPVTLFTGQWADLPFSEMAQMTKDFGYDGIELACWGDHFDVQKANAEDNYCQQKREALDQLGLQCHAISAHLAGQAVLDNIDERHQAILPDYVWGDGDPAGVNARAAEELMATARAAQKFNVDVVNGFTGSSIWHLLYSFPPVPESMLTAGFDLLAERFNPILDVFGECGVKFALEVHPTEIAFDIHTARRALEALDNRPEFGFNFDPSHLIWQGIDPVQFIREFPDRIYHVHIKDASVTLDGRSGINCSHLNFGDPRRGWDFRSPGRGDVNFEEIIRALNVIDYQGPLSIEWEDSGMERTFGAREACEFTKKLDFAPSGRAFDSAFDEGA; encoded by the coding sequence ATGCCGCGTCCGGTCACCCTGTTTACTGGCCAATGGGCCGATCTGCCGTTTTCTGAGATGGCTCAGATGACGAAGGATTTTGGCTACGATGGCATCGAGCTGGCTTGCTGGGGCGACCATTTCGACGTCCAGAAAGCGAACGCGGAAGACAATTACTGTCAGCAAAAACGGGAGGCACTCGACCAGTTGGGTCTGCAGTGCCACGCCATCAGCGCCCACTTGGCTGGTCAGGCGGTGCTGGACAACATCGATGAACGTCACCAAGCGATCTTGCCCGACTATGTGTGGGGCGATGGTGATCCGGCGGGCGTCAACGCACGAGCGGCGGAGGAATTGATGGCCACCGCCCGGGCGGCGCAGAAGTTCAACGTCGACGTCGTCAACGGCTTTACCGGCAGCAGTATCTGGCATCTGCTGTACTCCTTCCCGCCGGTTCCCGAGAGCATGTTGACGGCCGGGTTCGATTTGTTGGCCGAGCGATTTAATCCGATTCTGGATGTGTTTGGCGAGTGCGGCGTGAAGTTCGCTTTGGAAGTGCATCCGACCGAGATCGCCTTTGACATCCACACCGCGCGTCGCGCTCTGGAGGCCTTGGATAACCGCCCCGAATTCGGTTTTAATTTCGACCCCAGCCACCTGATCTGGCAGGGCATCGATCCGGTGCAGTTCATCCGTGAGTTCCCCGATCGGATCTATCACGTGCACATCAAAGACGCCAGCGTGACGCTGGACGGTCGCAGCGGGATCAACTGCAGCCATCTGAACTTTGGGGACCCTCGACGCGGCTGGGACTTCCGTTCGCCGGGTCGCGGTGACGTGAATTTCGAAGAGATCATTCGGGCTTTGAACGTCATCGATTACCAGGGTCCGCTGTCGATCGAATGGGAAGACAGCGGCATGGAACGCACCTTCGGAGCTCGGGAAGCTTGCGAATTCACCAAGAAGCTGGACTTTGCGCCCAGCGGCCGCGCGTTCGATTCCGCTTTTGACGAGGGGGCGTGA